CGACGAAAAACAAAAGGGCGAAGCATTTGACGCAATTCTTGATAATGGCTATATGTTTCTTTGCCCATCACTCGGGCTTTTATCATGGCATAGCGTTCCCAATCACGACCTTGTTCTTGGTAATAATCTTCTAATGCCGCATAACTCATGACTAACGGGCCGCTGTCCCCAAATGGGCGCAAACGTAAATCCACTCGATAACAAAACCCATCGAAGGTGGTTTGATCAAGAGCTTTAATCAGTTTTTGCCCTAAACGTGTAAAAAATTGTGCATTAGCGATGCTTCGACGTGCTCCTTCTGTCTCTCCATTTTCTGGGTAGGTAAAAATCAAATCGATATCCGAAGAAAAGTTAAGTTCTCCACCACCAAGTTTACCCATTCCAATAATAAGCATGGGTTGTTCTTCCCCTTGCTCATTTTTAGGGGTGCCCCAATCGATACACGCTTGCTTGTATATCCATTGGTAAGACTCAACAATTAACGCCTCTGCAAGTAAAGAAAGGTGTGACAGGCTTTCTTCTAATGACCACGAACGGTTAAAGTCGCGCCACGCAATGTAACTCATTTCTCTGCGACGAAAATAACGCAGTTCTCTCATTAATGCATTTTCATCAAGACACAACTGAAGCTGGATCTCTAATCGAGAACGATATGATTCTGCTCGAGGCGTATTCTCAAAAAATGAGGGAAAGTGTTCGCATAGAAACTCATCTTGTTGAAATGCGTCATACAAAAAATCACTGCAACCGAAAGAAACCAGTAACTGTTGTTGAAATTCTTCAGGCCACATTTTTACATGAGAAAGATAGGTTAGTTCGTCTACACGTTGCTGAGCAAGAGACACTAATGATGAAGGCAAAGACATGATATTCCTTATCGAAAATTCCATACAAAGGTAATGCTAACACTGTGCCAAACTTTGTATTTTGTCGCAAACAAAAACGCCCACAACTGAGTGCGGGCGTTCATAAAAAAAGAGACCGTCGTAAACTAGATCTTAAACATCTTCATTTTACTTTCGAGATCTTCAGCATTCTTCTTCATTTCTTCTGAGGTTTCGGTTAGCTCTGTCATTACAACCACTGACGCTTCAACCAGTTCACGAACATTCGTTAGGTTCTGATCCATTTCTTCAGCCACACTGCTTTGTTGCTCCGCAGCACTCGCGATTTGGAAGTTCATTTCATTAATGTTATTCACTTGATTCACAATGCTGTCTAGTTCTGTCCCAGCATTCGTCACCAATTCCACGCCTTCAGCCGCTTCAACCACACTTTTTTCCATTAGGTCAACGGCTTGATTCGCGCTGTTTTGAAGCTGAGTGATCATTTCTTGGATCTCAACCGTTGCACCTTGTGTGCTCTGTGCTAGGTTTCTCACTTCATCAGCAACGACCGCAAAACCTCGACCAGCATCACCTGCGCGTGCCGCTTCAATTGCCGCGTTTAATGCTAATAAATTCGTTTGTTCTGAGATGCCACGAATCGTCTCAACCACTGAACTAATGGATATTACTCGTTCTTCTACTTGATTAACCACTTCAGCAGAAGCCGCTATATCACCAGACAGTGCTTGAATTTTAATGATGGTCCCTTGAACAAATTCTTGACCTATTTTTGCTTGGATTTTAGCTTGCTCTGTCCCTATAGAGGCACTGCGCGCATTTTCTGCTACGTTTTGAACCGTAGAATTCATTTCACTCATTGCTGTCGCTAGCTGATCAATTTCTGCAAACTCTTCTTGGGCCGCTTCTTTTGTTCCTTCCATGCTTATCGTCATGATTTCAGTCAAACTGGCCAACTCTTGAGATGCCGATAATTGATTCTCCACAACCGATTTAAGCTGTAAACGCGTTTTATCTAATTCTCTTGCTAGATCACCAAATTCATCTTTGCAATTCATCTCAACAGGTAGCGATAAATTTTGCGCCGCAATCTCTTTCATTGAACTGTTCAAGTAACGCATTTGGCGCAGCATAATGCTTGAAGCACCCAACAGAATAACCATAAAAGCAACAATCATGGCAATGGTCTGCCAAATCACTTGCATCAAATATTCTTGATAATAAGCCTCTGCACCTTTTGTTGTTAATGAAGAAGCAACAACCCAATTATGATTTGCCACTTTTACGGCAAACTCATAGCGAGTATTATCATTAAGGGAATACGCTTGCTGAGACGATACATTACGCAAGAGTTGGTTAACGGAGTTTCCACCATCAATAGATCCTGTTAATGAAGACAACGATTGAATCGATTTATGGCCAAAGACTTCCCCACTATTACGATCAATCGCGTAAATGTAGTTTCCGGTGGTCCATGCCTTTGCTTGAGCGGTGATGGCCTCTGCCACCAATTGCTGATTGCCCGATTGGCTGTTTAAAATACCGTTAATTAATTCTGCATTCGCTGTCGCAGCGCTTTGTGCGCTTTCTTTTTGAACATCAATAACGGCATGATAGAACGTATTTGCATCCCATAATTGTTTTGATACTAACAAAACGGTACTAAATACCATTAACATGACCAATTTAGGGACTAACTTAATATCAGTTACCAGCCTTTCCCATGGCTTAAATGTTATTACGGGCATAGCATTTCCTCATTCCTTTAAGTCTCTGATTATTTAGTGCATCATGGAGCAAGCTGTGCAAGCCTATGTGCACATTTTTTATATCTACTGAGATACATATAAATTTAACATGAATCATACCAAAATTGACCTTAAACCCATGAGCTTAATGTCACTGATACTGT
The Aliivibrio salmonicida LFI1238 genome window above contains:
- a CDS encoding methyl-accepting chemotaxis protein produces the protein MPVITFKPWERLVTDIKLVPKLVMLMVFSTVLLVSKQLWDANTFYHAVIDVQKESAQSAATANAELINGILNSQSGNQQLVAEAITAQAKAWTTGNYIYAIDRNSGEVFGHKSIQSLSSLTGSIDGGNSVNQLLRNVSSQQAYSLNDNTRYEFAVKVANHNWVVASSLTTKGAEAYYQEYLMQVIWQTIAMIVAFMVILLGASSIMLRQMRYLNSSMKEIAAQNLSLPVEMNCKDEFGDLARELDKTRLQLKSVVENQLSASQELASLTEIMTISMEGTKEAAQEEFAEIDQLATAMSEMNSTVQNVAENARSASIGTEQAKIQAKIGQEFVQGTIIKIQALSGDIAASAEVVNQVEERVISISSVVETIRGISEQTNLLALNAAIEAARAGDAGRGFAVVADEVRNLAQSTQGATVEIQEMITQLQNSANQAVDLMEKSVVEAAEGVELVTNAGTELDSIVNQVNNINEMNFQIASAAEQQSSVAEEMDQNLTNVRELVEASVVVMTELTETSEEMKKNAEDLESKMKMFKI